One Nematostella vectensis chromosome 10, jaNemVect1.1, whole genome shotgun sequence genomic window carries:
- the LOC5516510 gene encoding uncharacterized protein LOC5516510 — MRQTRHKDWTTTVREARTRSVPAGLPLHSSKCSFSGYNDRSRVYSSSLSSGRCGVRVHPRGSMYQGEDGQVRPPRQEAAIHVSRNNPHPYRIFFPFQTGDRLKTYMVWLPLDQQSKTTTNLPYIKPNPPPERRHKHVSLDNPYPYQSTYQAEIARMPILEKKVMVDHFPDVAMGTSRYMQRLKVNN, encoded by the exons ATGAGGCAAACAAGACACAAAGACTGGACAACAACTG TCCGCGAGGCTAGGACGAGATCTGTACCAGCCGGGCTTCCCTTGCACTCGTCAAAGTGTTCTTTTAGCGGGTATAACGACCGTTCGCG GGTGTACTCAAGCAGTTTGTCCAGCGGTCGCTGTGGCGTGCGCGTGCACCCTAGAGGGTCTATGTATCAGGGCGAGGATGGACAGgttcggccacctcgtcaggAAGCCGCGATACACGTCAGCCGCAACAACCCGCACCCCTACCGCATCTTTTTCCCCTTCCAGACGGGAGACAGG ctcaAGACATACATGGTATGGCTTCCACTTGACCAACAAAGCAAGACGACTACGAATTTGCCGTATATCAAACCCAACCCACCTCCCGAGCGTCGACATAAACACGTATCCCTTGATAATCCGTACCCATATCAGTCGACGTACCAAGCGGAGATAGCAAGGATGCCTATTCTCGAGAAGAAAG tGATGGTTGATCATTTCCCCGATGTTGCCATGGGAACAAGTAGATACATGCAACGCCTCAAAGTAAACAATTAA